One region of Chryseobacterium sp. SORGH_AS_0447 genomic DNA includes:
- a CDS encoding TonB-dependent receptor, with protein sequence MKLIYSFMLILCGFALSNAQQTYAVEGTVQDFHDKTRLENAVVKIGNFSAQTDKNGTFSFSRIPAGKYTLTAKHPDCDDYTENIEVTRDLHLAITLEHHIQDIETVTVHGSHKNNGSMVVKTIDKAMISRNASENLGNLLTNISGVNALKTGNNITKPIIHGLYGSRVAILNDGVKLAEQEWGVEHAPNVDVNNFEHIDVVKGASALKYGSGAVGGVVVLQPQVLPKKDTLMGNVSLSGISNGRGGNLNVKLAKTWSDGWAIKTNGSYKKLGDLEAPDYGLMNTGLESSGFNFGVQKMTFNKGFSFDYYLTKSSIGILRSSHVGNSEDLLLALTAPEPIYQRDFSYTIDNPRQDIEHHIAKISAYQRFENFGKITATYSFQYNHRKEYDIRRTEELSKKPALDLELITHDLNVNHLIERGSWNLETGINAGYQNNYSSTQTEARRLVPNYDRYYAGIYSVLKYKIAPEVELEAGGRYDFDHYEVTKWYDLSDWNRLYASDYKDFVVRVNQNRILTKPSLSYNNISANVGVVYHPSAYFDLKFNYARVSRSPNIAELFADGLHHSAAIIERGNMRMKNETGNQFNLVADVKANVLKGLNISVNPYFFYTKNFINEIPTGYQNTQWGGAFVVYNYEQVDARMYGIDLDVQLKISDNLGYKGSGSYVYGQDLTHNVPLILMMPPNFNNSLEFNKKEWKNFYFNVSNNTYLKQTRFPVYNVPIRLFDSDGNPYNKEVDISTPPNGYSLWNLQTGVNLSKNFGVDFSVRNVFNKSYRDYLNRLRFFSNEMGRNFILTLKYQF encoded by the coding sequence CAGTACAGGATTTTCACGATAAGACCCGACTGGAAAATGCGGTGGTGAAAATCGGAAATTTCTCTGCACAAACAGATAAAAACGGTACGTTCTCATTCAGCAGGATTCCTGCAGGAAAATATACGCTTACTGCCAAACATCCGGATTGTGATGATTATACTGAAAATATAGAAGTTACGAGGGATCTGCATTTGGCGATCACGCTGGAGCATCACATCCAGGATATCGAAACCGTAACGGTACACGGAAGCCACAAGAACAACGGAAGCATGGTGGTGAAGACCATCGACAAAGCGATGATCTCCCGCAATGCTTCTGAAAATCTCGGTAACCTGCTGACCAATATTTCCGGGGTGAATGCTCTTAAAACAGGTAATAACATTACAAAACCCATTATTCACGGGCTATACGGAAGCCGCGTTGCCATACTTAACGATGGGGTAAAGCTTGCCGAGCAGGAGTGGGGCGTAGAACATGCTCCCAACGTGGATGTTAACAATTTTGAGCACATCGATGTCGTAAAAGGGGCATCTGCTTTAAAGTACGGAAGCGGTGCTGTGGGCGGTGTTGTGGTGTTGCAGCCTCAGGTTTTACCGAAGAAAGATACCCTGATGGGCAATGTATCGCTTTCAGGAATATCCAACGGGAGAGGGGGGAACCTTAATGTGAAGCTGGCAAAAACCTGGTCAGACGGCTGGGCCATCAAGACCAACGGCAGCTACAAAAAGCTGGGCGATCTTGAAGCGCCGGATTATGGCCTGATGAACACCGGGCTGGAAAGTTCCGGATTCAATTTTGGGGTTCAGAAAATGACTTTCAATAAAGGTTTTTCTTTTGACTATTACCTGACGAAAAGTTCGATAGGCATTCTCCGGAGTTCCCATGTAGGAAATTCTGAGGATCTGTTGCTGGCTCTTACCGCACCGGAACCCATTTATCAAAGGGATTTCAGCTATACCATTGATAATCCCCGACAGGATATTGAGCATCATATCGCTAAAATCTCTGCCTATCAAAGGTTTGAAAATTTCGGAAAGATTACGGCAACATACAGTTTCCAGTACAATCATCGAAAAGAATATGATATCAGACGTACGGAAGAGCTTAGCAAAAAGCCGGCACTCGATTTGGAACTGATAACCCATGATTTAAATGTTAATCATCTCATCGAAAGAGGGAGTTGGAATCTTGAAACCGGGATCAATGCCGGTTACCAGAACAACTATTCCAGCACGCAGACGGAAGCAAGGCGCCTTGTGCCGAATTATGACCGGTATTATGCAGGAATTTATTCGGTACTTAAATATAAAATTGCCCCTGAGGTTGAGCTGGAAGCAGGAGGAAGATACGATTTTGATCATTATGAAGTAACGAAATGGTATGACCTGAGCGACTGGAACAGGCTTTATGCTTCAGATTACAAAGACTTCGTGGTACGGGTGAACCAAAACAGGATACTTACCAAGCCGTCATTAAGCTATAATAATATTTCGGCAAATGTGGGGGTTGTTTACCACCCGTCCGCCTATTTTGATCTGAAGTTTAATTATGCCAGAGTATCAAGGTCTCCGAATATTGCCGAACTTTTCGCTGACGGGCTTCACCACTCGGCAGCGATTATCGAAAGAGGGAATATGAGGATGAAAAATGAAACCGGAAATCAGTTCAACCTGGTTGCCGACGTAAAGGCGAATGTTTTAAAAGGACTGAATATCTCGGTAAATCCTTATTTCTTCTATACCAAAAATTTCATCAACGAAATTCCTACTGGCTATCAGAATACACAGTGGGGAGGAGCTTTCGTCGTGTATAACTATGAGCAGGTGGATGCCAGAATGTACGGAATCGATCTGGATGTACAGCTTAAAATATCAGATAACCTCGGATATAAAGGAAGCGGATCCTATGTCTATGGTCAGGATCTTACCCACAATGTCCCTCTGATCCTGATGATGCCGCCGAATTTCAACAACTCATTGGAATTCAATAAAAAAGAATGGAAAAACTTTTATTTCAATGTGAGCAACAACACCTACCTGAAACAAACAAGATTTCCTGTTTACAATGTTCCGATCAGATTATTTGATTCTGACGGAAACCCTTACAACAAAGAAGTGGATATTTCCACTCCGCCAAACGGATATTCCCTTTGGAACCTTCAGACGGGGGTGAATCTGTCTAAAAATTTCGGGGTTGACTTTTCAGTCCGGAATGTATTCAATAAGTCGTACAGGGATTACCTGAACAGGCTTCGTTTCTTTTCCAATGAAATGGGAAGAAACTTTATTCTAACTCTTAAATATCAATTTTAA